The Rhizobium sp. BT03 genome has a window encoding:
- a CDS encoding efflux RND transporter periplasmic adaptor subunit — protein sequence MTSRSKRWALVGAGMGLIASVSGAALFFELPMSTTATAASAPAQPPAVPVTVAVVAARDVTAWESFSGRLEAVDRVQVRSRVAGAILSVAFREGALVKQGDLLFTIDPAPYQASVAQAQGQVASAEAKVSLAQTELDRGRRLSDNRTISQSDLDQRQSALAEAQAGLRSAQAALQSAQLDLDYTEVRAPVSGRIGKIEVTTGNLVAAGSASPELTTLVSVDPIYASFNASEEMVTRALADLPQTDSALPPVEQIPVEVGTLADSGTPIKGKLQLIDNEVDAASGTIGVRAVFDNPGGRLIPGQFVRVRMGQPKAENKIVISDRAVGTDQDKKFVFVVDAENKVAYRQVQLGTLADGQRVVESGLNAGEKIVVNGLQRIRPGAVVIPEMEEKVATAQ from the coding sequence ATGACGTCCAGAAGTAAGCGCTGGGCCCTGGTGGGCGCCGGCATGGGCCTTATTGCGTCGGTTTCAGGCGCTGCATTGTTTTTCGAACTGCCGATGAGCACGACCGCCACGGCCGCGTCCGCCCCGGCGCAGCCGCCTGCCGTGCCGGTGACGGTTGCCGTCGTCGCGGCGCGTGACGTGACGGCCTGGGAGAGTTTTTCCGGCCGTCTCGAAGCCGTCGACCGTGTCCAGGTTCGTTCCCGCGTCGCCGGCGCCATCCTGTCGGTGGCCTTCCGCGAAGGGGCGCTGGTCAAGCAGGGCGATCTGCTCTTCACCATCGACCCGGCTCCCTATCAGGCGAGCGTGGCGCAGGCGCAGGGCCAGGTCGCTTCGGCCGAAGCCAAGGTCAGCCTGGCGCAGACCGAGCTCGATCGCGGCCGCAGGCTTTCCGACAACCGCACCATCTCCCAGAGTGATCTCGATCAGCGCCAGAGCGCGCTGGCCGAGGCGCAGGCGGGGCTGCGGTCGGCGCAGGCCGCACTGCAGTCGGCCCAGCTCGATCTTGATTACACCGAGGTGCGCGCGCCGGTTTCCGGCCGCATCGGCAAGATCGAGGTGACCACCGGTAACCTGGTTGCGGCCGGTTCGGCTTCGCCTGAACTGACGACGCTCGTTTCGGTCGATCCGATCTATGCGAGCTTCAATGCCAGCGAAGAAATGGTCACGCGCGCGCTTGCCGATCTTCCCCAGACCGACAGCGCCCTGCCGCCGGTCGAGCAGATCCCGGTCGAGGTCGGCACGCTTGCCGACAGCGGCACGCCGATCAAAGGCAAGCTGCAGCTGATCGACAACGAGGTCGATGCAGCAAGCGGTACGATCGGCGTGCGCGCCGTCTTCGACAATCCGGGCGGTCGTCTCATCCCCGGCCAGTTCGTGCGGGTGCGCATGGGCCAGCCGAAGGCCGAGAACAAGATCGTCATCAGCGACCGCGCCGTCGGCACCGACCAGGACAAGAAGTTCGTCTTCGTCGTCGATGCCGAAAACAAGGTCGCCTACCGGCAGGTTCAGCTCGGCACGCTGGCCGACGGCCAGCGTGTGGTCGAAAGCGGCCTGAATGCCGGCGAAAAGATCGTCGTCAACGGCCTGCAACGCATTCGTCCGGGTGCCGTCGTCATACCTGAAATGGAAGAGAAGGTCGCGACCGCGCAGTAA
- a CDS encoding efflux RND transporter permease subunit: protein MNISRFFVDRPVFAGVLSVLIVVAGLIGLRALPISEYPEVVPPSIVVRATYPGANPSVIAETVATPLEEQINGVEGMLYMSSQATSDGVLNVTVTFKLGTDADKAQQLVQNRVSQAEPRLPAEVRALGITTVKSSPDFIMVVNLVSDGDNHDITYLRNYATLNIKDRLARIAGVGQVQVFGAGDYSMRVWIDPQKAAEHDLAASDISNAISSQNVQAAAGIIGASPSQPGVDLQLNVNAQGRLRTPEEFGNIIVKTGASGEITRLRDVARIELGAADYTLRSLLDGKPAVAVAVLQAPGSNAIEIADNVRATMDQLQLAMPEGVKYEIVYDTTKFVRASIEKVIDTLLEAIALVVLVVILFLQTWRASIIPLIAVPVSIIGTFAVMYVFGFSINALSLFGLVLAIGIVVDDAIVVVENVERNIEHGLSPRAATYKAMKEVSGPIVAIALVLVAVFVPLAFISGLSGQFYRQFALTIAISTVISAFNSLTLSPALAALLLKSHHQPKDWLTRFMDAIFGWFFRGFNRVFGAGSNAYGKGVGGLLSRKSIVMVIYLALVGATYSLFSTVPGGFVPSQDKQYLIGFAQLPDAASLDRTEDVIKRMTDIALAQPGVANAIAFPGLSINGFTNSSNAGIVFVTLKDFEERKTPDLSGGAIAMALNQKFAAIQDAFIAMFPPPPVNGLGTTGGFKLQIEDRAGLGNQALDEATKAVLAKAYQTPELAGLFSSFQINVPQLYADLDRAKAEQLGVSVTDVFQTLQIYLGSLYVNDFNAFGRTYSVRVQADAKFRAQPEDIGQLKVRSASGEMIPLSALLKVEPSTGPERANRYNGFLAADINGGPAPGFSSGQAQAAIEKILHETLPAGIDFEWTDLTYQQILAGNSSIVVFPLALLLVFLVLAAQYESLTLPLAIIMIVPMGVLAALTGVWLTGGDNNIFTQIGLVVLVGLSAKNAILIVEFARELEFEGRTPREAAVEASRLRLRPILMTSLAFIMGVVPLVVSTGAGAEMRAAMGVAVFSGMIGVTFFGIFMTPVFYVLLRRLAGNRPLVQHKPDEHKEEEAEVIRLAAE, encoded by the coding sequence ATGAACATCTCCAGATTCTTTGTCGACCGTCCGGTCTTTGCCGGCGTTCTCTCAGTCCTCATCGTGGTTGCCGGCCTGATCGGCCTCAGGGCGCTGCCGATTTCCGAATATCCGGAGGTCGTGCCGCCGTCGATCGTCGTGCGCGCCACCTATCCCGGCGCCAACCCGTCGGTCATCGCCGAAACGGTGGCCACACCGCTCGAAGAGCAGATCAACGGCGTCGAGGGCATGCTCTACATGTCCAGCCAGGCGACATCGGACGGCGTGCTCAACGTGACCGTCACCTTCAAGCTCGGCACCGACGCCGACAAGGCGCAGCAGCTCGTGCAGAACCGTGTGTCGCAGGCCGAACCGCGGTTGCCGGCGGAAGTCCGCGCCCTCGGCATCACCACGGTCAAGAGTTCGCCGGACTTCATCATGGTCGTCAACCTCGTCTCCGACGGCGACAATCACGACATCACCTATCTTCGCAATTACGCGACGCTGAATATCAAGGATCGGCTCGCCCGCATCGCAGGCGTCGGGCAGGTGCAGGTCTTCGGCGCCGGCGACTATTCCATGCGTGTGTGGATCGACCCGCAGAAGGCTGCCGAGCACGATCTCGCCGCCAGCGACATCAGCAACGCCATCAGCTCGCAGAACGTTCAGGCGGCCGCCGGCATCATCGGCGCGTCGCCGAGCCAGCCGGGTGTGGACCTGCAGCTGAACGTCAATGCCCAGGGCCGCCTGCGCACGCCCGAGGAGTTCGGCAACATCATCGTCAAGACGGGCGCCAGCGGCGAGATCACCCGCCTTCGCGATGTCGCCCGCATCGAGCTCGGCGCGGCCGATTATACGCTGCGTTCGCTGCTTGACGGCAAGCCGGCCGTTGCCGTTGCCGTGCTTCAGGCGCCCGGTTCGAACGCGATCGAAATCGCCGACAATGTGCGCGCCACCATGGATCAGCTGCAACTGGCCATGCCCGAGGGCGTCAAATACGAGATCGTCTACGATACGACGAAATTCGTGCGCGCCTCGATCGAGAAGGTCATCGACACGCTGCTCGAAGCCATTGCGCTCGTCGTTCTCGTCGTCATCCTGTTCCTGCAGACGTGGCGCGCCTCGATCATCCCGCTGATCGCGGTTCCGGTGTCGATCATCGGCACCTTCGCGGTCATGTATGTCTTCGGCTTCTCGATCAACGCGCTCAGCCTGTTCGGGCTGGTGCTGGCGATCGGTATCGTCGTCGACGACGCGATCGTCGTGGTCGAAAACGTCGAGCGCAATATCGAGCACGGGCTGTCGCCGCGGGCGGCCACCTACAAGGCGATGAAGGAGGTCTCCGGCCCGATCGTCGCGATTGCGCTGGTCCTCGTCGCGGTCTTCGTTCCGCTCGCCTTCATCTCCGGCCTGTCGGGCCAGTTCTATCGGCAGTTCGCGCTGACGATCGCAATCTCGACCGTCATCTCGGCCTTCAACTCGCTCACCCTGTCGCCGGCGCTGGCAGCCCTGCTGCTGAAGAGCCATCATCAGCCGAAGGACTGGCTGACGCGGTTCATGGACGCCATTTTCGGCTGGTTCTTCCGCGGCTTCAACCGGGTCTTCGGCGCCGGCTCGAATGCCTACGGCAAGGGCGTGGGCGGATTGCTGTCGCGCAAGAGCATCGTCATGGTGATCTACCTGGCGCTGGTCGGTGCGACCTACAGCCTGTTCAGCACGGTCCCCGGCGGCTTCGTGCCGTCGCAGGACAAGCAGTATCTGATCGGCTTCGCCCAGCTGCCGGATGCCGCAAGCCTCGACCGCACTGAAGACGTGATCAAGCGCATGACCGACATCGCTCTGGCGCAGCCGGGCGTCGCCAATGCGATCGCCTTCCCGGGCCTGTCTATCAACGGCTTCACCAACTCCTCGAATGCCGGCATCGTCTTCGTGACACTGAAGGATTTCGAGGAGCGCAAGACGCCGGATCTTTCGGGCGGCGCCATCGCCATGGCGCTGAACCAGAAATTCGCAGCCATCCAGGATGCCTTCATCGCCATGTTCCCGCCGCCGCCGGTCAACGGTCTCGGCACGACGGGCGGTTTCAAGCTGCAGATCGAGGATCGTGCCGGCCTCGGCAACCAGGCGCTCGACGAAGCGACCAAGGCCGTGCTTGCCAAGGCCTATCAGACGCCTGAGCTTGCCGGGCTGTTCTCCAGCTTCCAGATCAACGTGCCGCAGCTCTATGCCGATCTCGACCGTGCCAAGGCCGAGCAGCTCGGGGTTTCCGTCACCGACGTCTTCCAAACGCTGCAGATCTATCTCGGTTCGCTCTATGTGAACGACTTCAACGCCTTCGGCCGCACTTACAGCGTCCGGGTGCAGGCCGATGCGAAATTCCGCGCCCAGCCGGAAGATATCGGCCAGTTGAAGGTCCGTTCGGCATCGGGTGAGATGATCCCGCTTTCGGCCTTGCTGAAGGTGGAGCCGAGCACCGGTCCGGAGCGTGCGAACCGTTACAACGGCTTCCTCGCTGCCGATATCAACGGCGGTCCGGCACCGGGCTTTTCGTCCGGCCAGGCGCAGGCCGCAATCGAGAAGATCCTGCACGAGACCCTGCCGGCAGGCATCGACTTCGAATGGACGGATCTGACCTATCAGCAGATCCTTGCCGGCAATTCGAGCATCGTCGTCTTCCCATTGGCGCTATTGCTCGTCTTCCTGGTGCTGGCCGCCCAGTATGAAAGCCTGACGCTGCCCCTTGCGATCATCATGATCGTGCCGATGGGTGTGCTGGCCGCGCTGACAGGCGTCTGGCTCACCGGTGGAGACAACAATATCTTCACCCAGATCGGTCTTGTGGTGCTTGTCGGACTATCGGCGAAGAACGCGATCCTGATCGTGGAATTCGCCCGCGAACTGGAGTTCGAAGGCCGGACGCCACGGGAAGCTGCGGTGGAAGCCAGCCGCCTTCGTCTTCGTCCGATCCTGATGACCTCGCTGGCCTTCATCATGGGCGTCGTGCCGCTCGTCGTCTCCACCGGCGCCGGCGCCGAGATGCGCGCGGCCATGGGTGTCGCGGTCTTCTCGGGCATGATCGGCGTGACCTTCTTCGGCATCTTCATGACGCCTGTATTCTACGTGCTGCTGCGGCGGCTGGCGGGCAACCGTCCGCTCGTCCAGCACAAGCCGGACGAACACAAGGAAGAAGAGGCGGAGGTCATCCGGCTCGCGGCGGAATAA
- a CDS encoding LysR family transcriptional regulator, protein MDQLSAMRVFIRVVETGNFTRAADMLAMPKATVTNLIQGLEAHLRTKLLNRTTRRVMVTTDGALYYERAAQIISELEELDGSLSNSQSLPSGRLRVEMAGAFADWIVVPALCDFYQRYPDIRIDLGVGDRTVDYLAENVDCALRGGTPADQSLIARRVSEVEMITCASPSYIEKFGMPERPEDLEADHYSVNYFRAQNNRTLPFEFRRHNEVIETNPRYIASVNDSRTYLTAALTGLGIAQVPIFMAREPMAKGDLVRVLPDWRRDPLPLYVVYPPNRHLSNKVRVFVDWLVKLLVEARLNDF, encoded by the coding sequence ATGGATCAGCTCTCGGCAATGCGCGTCTTCATCCGCGTGGTGGAGACGGGCAATTTCACCCGCGCCGCCGACATGCTCGCCATGCCCAAGGCGACGGTAACCAACCTCATCCAGGGCCTGGAGGCGCATCTGCGCACCAAGCTTCTGAATCGCACGACGCGCCGGGTGATGGTGACCACGGACGGCGCGCTCTATTACGAACGCGCCGCCCAGATCATTTCGGAGCTGGAGGAACTCGACGGCAGCCTCTCCAATTCACAGAGCCTGCCGAGCGGGCGGCTGCGTGTCGAAATGGCCGGTGCTTTCGCCGACTGGATCGTCGTTCCCGCACTCTGCGATTTTTATCAGCGTTATCCCGATATCCGCATCGACCTCGGTGTCGGCGACCGCACGGTCGATTATCTTGCGGAAAATGTCGACTGCGCGCTACGGGGCGGCACGCCGGCCGACCAGTCGCTGATCGCGCGGCGTGTCTCCGAAGTCGAGATGATCACCTGTGCGTCGCCAAGCTATATCGAGAAATTCGGCATGCCCGAACGGCCGGAGGATCTGGAGGCCGATCATTACTCCGTCAACTATTTCCGCGCCCAAAACAACCGAACGCTGCCCTTCGAATTTCGCCGGCACAACGAGGTGATCGAGACCAATCCGCGTTACATCGCCTCGGTCAACGATAGCCGCACCTATCTGACGGCTGCGCTGACGGGTCTCGGCATTGCGCAGGTGCCGATCTTCATGGCGCGTGAGCCGATGGCAAAGGGTGACCTCGTCCGCGTGCTCCCGGACTGGCGCCGCGATCCGCTGCCGCTCTACGTCGTCTACCCCCCGAACCGCCACCTCAGCAACAAGGTTCGCGTCTTTGTCGATTGGCTGGTAAAGCTTCTGGTAGAGGCGAGATTGAACGACTTCTGA
- a CDS encoding SDR family oxidoreductase codes for MASNENGKVALVTGASRGIGAAVAKRLAKDGFTVVINYAGNAAPAEELAREIEQAGGKALTEKADVSDAQAVRRMFDAAQTAFGGVDVLVNNAGIMMLSSLAEADDANFDRQIAVNLKGTFNTLKEAARRLRDGGRIINFSTSVVGLKLETYGVYAATKAAVETLTAIMAKEMRGRNITVNAIAPGPVATDLFLNGKSEELVARMAKMNPLERLGTPKDIAAAVAFLAGPDGGWINGQTLRANGGMI; via the coding sequence ATGGCTTCCAACGAAAACGGCAAGGTCGCACTGGTCACCGGCGCTTCCCGCGGCATCGGCGCGGCGGTCGCCAAACGCCTCGCCAAGGACGGTTTTACCGTCGTCATCAATTACGCCGGCAATGCGGCTCCGGCAGAGGAACTCGCCCGGGAGATCGAGCAGGCCGGCGGCAAGGCGCTGACCGAGAAAGCCGATGTCAGCGATGCGCAAGCCGTCCGCCGCATGTTCGATGCCGCGCAAACCGCCTTCGGCGGCGTCGACGTGCTCGTCAACAATGCCGGCATCATGATGCTCTCGTCGCTCGCCGAGGCCGATGACGCCAATTTCGACCGGCAGATCGCCGTCAACCTCAAGGGCACTTTCAATACGCTGAAGGAAGCGGCCAGGCGCTTGCGCGACGGCGGCCGGATCATCAACTTCTCCACTTCAGTCGTCGGGTTGAAGCTCGAGACCTACGGTGTCTATGCCGCCACCAAGGCTGCCGTCGAAACGTTGACGGCGATCATGGCCAAGGAGATGCGCGGCCGCAACATCACCGTCAACGCCATCGCGCCCGGTCCTGTCGCCACCGATCTTTTCCTCAATGGCAAGTCGGAGGAGCTCGTCGCCCGCATGGCGAAGATGAATCCGCTGGAGCGTCTCGGCACACCTAAAGACATCGCCGCCGCCGTGGCCTTTCTCGCCGGTCCGGACGGCGGCTGGATCAATGGTCAGACGCTGCGCGCCAATGGCGGCATGATCTGA
- a CDS encoding IlvD/Edd family dehydratase codes for MTDSHSPKRRLRSQDWFDNPDHIDMAALYLERFMNYGITPEELRSGKPIIGIAQSGSDLTPCNRVHVELAKRVRDGIRDAGGIPIEFPTHPIFENCKRPTAALDRNLAYLGLVEILYGYPLDGVVLTTGCDKTTPSAIMAASTVDIPAIVLSGGPMLDGWHEGELAGSGTVIWRMRRKYAAGEIDREEFLQAALDSAPSVGHCNTMGTASTMNALAEALGLSLTGCGAIPAAYRERGQMAYRTGRRAVEIVFEDLKPSDILTREAFLNAIRTNSAIGGSTNAQPHLAAMAKHAGVELHPDDWQVHGFDIPLLANVQPAGAYLGERYHRAGGTPAIMWELLQAGKLDGGCRTVTGRTMAENLQGREARDREVIRPFGEPLKERAGFLVLKGNLFDFAIMKMSVVSEDFRRRYLQEPGREGVFEGRAVVFDGSEDYHKRINDPDLGIDENTILVIRGAGPLGWPGSAEVVNMQPPDHLLKRGISSLPTIGDGRQSGTADSPSILNASPESAAGGGLAWLRTGDIIRIDFNHGRCDMLVDETEIERRKGDGIPPVPADATPWQQIYRRSVTQLSDGAVLDGAAQFRRIAKNPPRHNH; via the coding sequence GTGACGGACAGCCATTCTCCGAAGCGACGCCTGCGTTCGCAGGATTGGTTCGACAATCCCGACCATATCGACATGGCAGCGCTCTATCTCGAGCGTTTCATGAATTACGGTATCACGCCGGAAGAGCTGCGCTCCGGCAAGCCGATCATCGGGATTGCCCAGAGCGGCAGCGATCTCACCCCTTGCAACAGGGTGCATGTCGAGCTTGCCAAGCGCGTGCGCGACGGCATTCGCGATGCCGGCGGCATTCCGATCGAATTTCCCACGCATCCGATCTTCGAGAACTGCAAGCGCCCGACGGCTGCCCTCGACCGCAATCTCGCCTATCTCGGCCTCGTTGAAATCCTCTACGGCTATCCGCTCGACGGCGTCGTGCTGACGACCGGCTGCGACAAGACCACGCCTTCGGCGATCATGGCGGCGTCGACGGTCGATATTCCGGCGATCGTGCTCTCCGGTGGGCCGATGCTCGACGGCTGGCACGAGGGGGAACTGGCGGGCTCCGGCACGGTGATCTGGCGGATGCGGCGAAAATATGCGGCAGGCGAGATCGATCGGGAAGAATTCCTGCAGGCGGCGCTCGATTCGGCACCATCCGTCGGTCATTGCAATACGATGGGCACGGCATCGACGATGAACGCCCTTGCCGAGGCGCTCGGTCTTTCGCTGACCGGCTGCGGCGCCATTCCGGCCGCTTACCGAGAACGCGGCCAGATGGCCTACCGCACCGGGCGGCGCGCCGTCGAGATCGTCTTCGAGGATCTGAAGCCGTCCGATATCCTGACCCGCGAGGCTTTCCTCAACGCCATCCGCACCAATTCGGCGATCGGCGGTTCCACCAACGCACAGCCGCATCTGGCCGCGATGGCCAAGCACGCCGGCGTCGAGCTTCATCCCGACGACTGGCAGGTGCACGGCTTCGACATCCCGCTGCTGGCCAATGTCCAGCCGGCCGGCGCCTATCTCGGCGAGCGCTATCATCGGGCCGGCGGCACGCCGGCGATCATGTGGGAATTGCTGCAGGCCGGAAAGCTCGATGGCGGCTGTCGGACCGTGACGGGCAGGACGATGGCCGAGAACCTGCAGGGCAGGGAGGCCCGCGACCGCGAGGTTATCCGGCCATTCGGCGAGCCGCTGAAGGAGCGGGCCGGCTTCCTCGTTCTCAAGGGCAATCTCTTCGATTTCGCGATCATGAAGATGAGCGTCGTCTCGGAGGATTTTCGCCGGCGCTACCTTCAGGAACCGGGGCGTGAAGGCGTCTTCGAGGGCAGGGCGGTGGTTTTCGACGGTTCCGAGGACTATCACAAGCGCATCAACGATCCCGACCTCGGCATCGACGAAAATACCATCCTCGTCATCCGCGGCGCCGGGCCGCTCGGCTGGCCGGGTTCGGCTGAGGTCGTCAACATGCAGCCGCCGGATCACCTGCTGAAACGCGGCATCAGCAGCCTGCCGACGATCGGCGATGGCCGCCAATCGGGCACGGCCGACAGCCCCTCGATCCTCAACGCTTCGCCCGAAAGCGCTGCCGGCGGCGGTCTCGCCTGGCTTCGCACCGGCGACATTATCCGCATCGACTTTAACCACGGGCGCTGCGACATGCTGGTCGACGAGACGGAGATCGAACGGCGCAAGGGCGACGGAATTCCGCCGGTGCCGGCGGATGCGACGCCATGGCAGCAGATCTATCGCCGCTCGGTGACGCAATTGTCGGACGGCGCGGTTCTCGATGGGGCGGCGCAATTCCGCCGGATTGCGAAAAATCCACCGCGGCACAACCATTGA
- a CDS encoding alpha/beta hydrolase fold domain-containing protein: MTVEWKDMMLDKVAIGPVSARIYQGADYGKGPPIVLYLHGGAFLDSETNVDRPVAMSLAKSGAIVAAVDYSSLSGNLFPKALEVSFSVFTYLANKRAAGLGDRKSLLFVAGEEAGGNVAAGVALKARDQMPDALDGQVLISPLLDPFMGTSSIRKAEAIGMRQRWTEGWSHYLSGGGCHPYAAPCLCSRLSGVAPALIFTAEDDPLHDETLGYGARLKKAGVGVHQHVLPAGTGWPSIYGGKSEGVPDWQEHVSRHFGSFLRDVSVQPQLH, translated from the coding sequence ATGACGGTGGAATGGAAAGATATGATGCTGGATAAGGTGGCCATCGGCCCCGTTTCCGCACGCATCTACCAGGGCGCCGATTACGGCAAGGGTCCGCCCATCGTGCTTTACCTGCATGGCGGCGCGTTTCTCGACAGCGAGACGAATGTCGACAGGCCGGTGGCGATGAGCCTCGCCAAATCAGGCGCCATCGTCGCCGCCGTTGATTACAGCAGCCTGTCCGGCAACCTGTTTCCGAAGGCGCTGGAAGTTTCCTTCTCCGTTTTCACCTATCTCGCCAACAAGCGCGCTGCCGGTCTTGGCGACCGCAAGTCGCTGCTCTTCGTCGCCGGCGAAGAGGCGGGCGGCAATGTCGCCGCCGGCGTGGCGCTGAAGGCCCGCGACCAGATGCCGGATGCGCTCGACGGCCAGGTGTTGATTTCGCCGCTGCTCGATCCCTTCATGGGCACGTCCTCGATCCGCAAGGCCGAAGCGATCGGCATGCGTCAGCGCTGGACGGAGGGCTGGAGCCATTACTTGAGCGGCGGCGGCTGCCACCCCTATGCGGCGCCCTGCCTCTGTTCGCGTCTTTCCGGCGTTGCGCCGGCGCTGATCTTCACCGCGGAGGACGATCCTCTGCACGATGAAACACTCGGCTACGGTGCCCGCCTGAAAAAGGCCGGCGTCGGTGTACACCAGCATGTCCTTCCCGCCGGGACGGGCTGGCCCTCGATTTATGGTGGGAAATCCGAAGGAGTGCCCGACTGGCAGGAGCATGTCAGCCGCCATTTCGGAAGCTTCCTTCGAGATGTAAGCGTCCAACCGCAATTGCATTGA
- a CDS encoding NAD(P)-dependent oxidoreductase — protein MTGSSRGHDGRRIAFLGTGLMGAPMARRLLGAGFAVTVWNRDRGKAEALAGDGAICAETPGDAVSGADVVITMLTNAEAVGNVLFDSGVAHAVASGAIVIDMSSIAPHFARDHAARLAERGIAHVDAPVSGGVVGAEAGTLAIMAGGDEAVIEKFQDVFAPMGRVTRVGPSGAGQLAKLANQQIVAVTIGAVAEAMMLIAAGGGSPAAFRDAIRGGFAESRILELHGKRMVERQFTPGGSSSNQLKDLNAAMETAAALSLTLPLTAAVHAEFSEFVANGNGEKDHSGLLLHLEEKNALPGGKR, from the coding sequence ATGACAGGTTCGAGCAGAGGTCATGACGGCAGGCGGATCGCCTTTCTCGGCACCGGGCTGATGGGCGCGCCGATGGCGCGCCGGCTGCTCGGTGCGGGCTTTGCCGTCACCGTCTGGAATCGCGATCGCGGCAAGGCGGAGGCCCTTGCAGGCGACGGCGCGATCTGTGCGGAAACACCCGGGGATGCCGTTTCGGGGGCTGATGTCGTCATCACCATGCTGACCAACGCCGAAGCCGTCGGAAACGTTTTGTTCGACAGCGGCGTGGCCCATGCGGTGGCGTCCGGCGCTATCGTTATCGACATGAGTTCAATCGCCCCGCATTTTGCCCGTGATCATGCGGCGCGGCTTGCTGAGCGCGGCATCGCTCATGTCGATGCGCCGGTTTCCGGCGGCGTCGTCGGAGCGGAGGCCGGTACGCTGGCGATCATGGCGGGCGGCGACGAGGCGGTGATCGAAAAGTTTCAGGACGTCTTTGCGCCGATGGGGCGTGTCACCCGCGTCGGTCCAAGCGGGGCAGGCCAGCTTGCCAAGCTCGCCAACCAGCAGATCGTCGCGGTGACGATCGGCGCCGTCGCCGAAGCGATGATGCTGATTGCGGCCGGCGGCGGCTCGCCGGCAGCCTTCCGCGACGCCATTCGCGGCGGTTTTGCCGAGAGCCGTATCCTTGAACTCCACGGCAAGCGCATGGTCGAGCGGCAGTTCACTCCAGGCGGTTCGTCCAGCAATCAGCTGAAGGACCTGAACGCCGCCATGGAGACCGCCGCCGCGCTGTCGCTGACGCTGCCCCTGACTGCGGCGGTGCACGCCGAATTCAGCGAATTCGTCGCAAACGGCAATGGCGAGAAAGATCATAGCGGCCTTCTCCTGCATCTCGAAGAGAAGAATGCCCTGCCCGGAGGCAAGAGGTGA